The Calditrichota bacterium genome contains a region encoding:
- the carA gene encoding glutamine-hydrolyzing carbamoyl-phosphate synthase small subunit yields MERHKAKLLLEDGTVMSGWGFGSLRSTAGEVVFTTGMVGYPESLTDPSYSGQILVFTYPLIGNYGVPGDEPRSAVSAKFESHRVHVSGVVVSELCEQPSHWESVRSLDEWLRAEGVPGIFGVDTRMLTKRLREKGTMLGKLVVGGGREPALWDPNKENLVARLSVDKPQLLGDGTKRVVLIDCGCKHGILRSLLARKVSVLRVPWDYDLSREAYDGVVVSNGPGDPKMARATIHTLRKVLEGEKPVLGICLGNQLLALAAGANTYKLKFGHRSQNQPCIEVGSKRCFITSQNHGYAVDARTLPEGWEQWFVNANDGTNEGVRHRAKPFMGVQFHPEACPGPVDTGFLFDEFVGLL; encoded by the coding sequence ATGGAGAGGCACAAGGCAAAACTGCTTCTTGAAGACGGCACCGTGATGTCCGGATGGGGATTCGGCTCCCTTCGTTCCACTGCCGGCGAGGTGGTTTTCACCACTGGCATGGTGGGTTACCCGGAGTCGCTCACCGACCCTTCCTACAGCGGGCAGATCCTGGTGTTCACCTATCCCCTGATCGGCAACTACGGTGTGCCTGGCGATGAGCCGCGGAGCGCTGTCTCCGCAAAGTTCGAGTCCCACCGCGTTCACGTCTCGGGCGTGGTCGTCTCAGAGCTCTGTGAGCAACCGAGCCATTGGGAAAGCGTCCGTTCTTTGGATGAGTGGCTTCGCGCAGAAGGGGTACCGGGAATCTTTGGGGTGGACACGCGCATGTTAACCAAACGCCTGCGCGAGAAGGGGACGATGCTGGGCAAGCTGGTGGTCGGAGGCGGGCGAGAGCCAGCCCTCTGGGACCCGAACAAGGAGAACTTGGTCGCGCGACTCAGCGTGGACAAGCCGCAGCTTCTCGGCGACGGAACGAAAAGGGTCGTGCTCATTGACTGCGGCTGCAAGCACGGCATCCTGCGGAGCTTGTTGGCCCGCAAGGTAAGCGTGCTTCGCGTCCCCTGGGACTATGACCTCTCCCGTGAAGCCTATGATGGCGTGGTTGTCTCTAATGGCCCTGGTGACCCCAAGATGGCCCGCGCCACTATTCACACCCTCCGCAAGGTGCTGGAAGGGGAAAAGCCCGTGCTGGGCATTTGTCTGGGGAATCAGCTGCTGGCACTCGCGGCCGGCGCTAACACCTACAAACTGAAATTTGGGCACCGCAGCCAGAACCAGCCCTGTATCGAGGTCGGTTCCAAGCGGTGCTTCATCACCTCGCAGAATCATGGGTATGCGGTGGACGCACGCACCCTGCCCGAAGGATGGGAGCAGTGGTTCGTGAATGCCAACGATGGCACCAACGAGGGCGTGCGTCACCGAGCGAAGCCGTTCATGGGAGTACAGTTCCATCCAGAGGCCTGTCCTGGGCCGGTGGACACGGGTTTTCTCTTTGACGAATTCGTGGGGCTGTTGTGA
- a CDS encoding DUF2284 domain-containing protein, whose protein sequence is MERYVQQALQGGATACFEIPVSAVSVAEWVRLKCQYGCGGYGACLTCPPYSPTPEVTRRWLAEYRRALLLRFDRNPAEGEERVRLLGRRIVAALERRLFLDGYYKAFALGAGPCPLCDECDVTKPCVHPRLARPAMEACGIDVYATVRNVGLSLEVVTSEDACYDLVSLVLID, encoded by the coding sequence ATGGAAAGGTACGTGCAACAAGCCCTGCAGGGTGGGGCGACGGCGTGTTTCGAGATTCCCGTCTCGGCGGTGAGCGTGGCCGAATGGGTGCGCCTAAAGTGCCAGTACGGATGCGGGGGCTACGGCGCCTGCCTCACCTGCCCTCCCTATAGCCCTACGCCGGAGGTGACTCGGCGCTGGCTCGCGGAATACCGGCGTGCGCTCTTGCTGCGCTTCGATCGCAACCCGGCAGAGGGTGAGGAGAGGGTGCGACTACTCGGTCGCAGAATTGTGGCGGCCTTGGAGCGGCGCCTGTTTTTGGACGGCTACTACAAGGCCTTCGCATTGGGCGCAGGGCCATGTCCGCTGTGCGACGAATGTGATGTCACCAAGCCATGCGTCCATCCTCGGCTCGCACGGCCGGCCATGGAAGCCTGCGGGATTGACGTCTACGCTACGGTGCGGAACGTAGGGCTTTCGTTGGAGGTGGTCACCTCCGAGGATGCTTGCTACGATCTGGTTTCCCTGGTGCTGATTGACTAA